The genomic interval ACCTCGTACCGGCCTGCGAGCACTCGGGGCGTGTTGTCCACCAACTCAGACGTCCTTCGGTGTCGTGGTCGCAGCGGCCTCGCCGTGCGACGCGTTACGGAGCATCATCCCAGAGCCGTCCGGGCGTGCGGCCACGGAAGTCATGGAGATGGGCGATCGTGGACCCGACGCGTGCGCACCTGTGTCGTTCGCGTCGGTGAGGCTGCTGACCAGTGTCGCAAGAACGAGCACGAGCAGCAGCACGAGCAGGCCCACGAGGGGCCATGAGAGCTTGCCGAGCGGTCCGAGACGCAGACCCGTCGTCGTCGACGTGCGCTCGGTGCGCGGGGTCGTGGAACCCGCTCCGTCCTCGTCGCGCGCGCTGCGTGAGGCCAGGCGGTGGGCCGCTGCCGGGTCGGCCGGCCGACGTCGGGCGAGGTCTCGGCGCAGGGCGTCGACCGTGCGCGCCGCCTCCTCGGATCGGCCGGTGGGCCGCGGACCGTGCAGATCGCGCCGCAACGGCAGGGGCCGCGGGGTGGGGGCGGCCGGGCGAAGGGGTGCGGCATGGGCGCCACGCGCACGACCCAGGGTTTCCGGCGCGGGATGCGCGTCGGCAGCATGGGTACGGTCCGCCTCGACGTGGGCAGACGATGCGGACCCAGCCGGTACCGCGACGGGGTCGTTCGTGGCGGGGACGGACCCTGCGGCCGACTCCGGGGTCGAGGTGGAGACGGCGGCGGATCCGGTCGCGCTCGGCTCCGTGGTGCGGGCGGCACCCCGCAGGCGCCGGGCGGTACGCGATCGCGCACCGAGCGGGTCCGCGGCGATCTCCCGGGCCAGGTCGTCGAACTCCTCCGCGAGGGTTCCTGCGGACGCGGGGCGGCGTGCCGGGTCCTTCTCGAGCAGCCGGGTCACGAGCGACACGAGCCCCGGGTGGACCGTCGCAGGAAGCGGAGGCACGGGGTTGTTGACGTGGGCGACGGCGATGTCCACCGGGGTGTTGCCGGTGAACGGGCGCTTGCCGGCAGTCGCCTCGTAGGCGACGACGCCGAGCGCGTACACGTCGGACAACGGCGTGGCCGGCTGGCCTACGGCCTGTTCGGGTGACAGGTACTGGGCGGTGCCCATGACCATGCCGGTGGCGGTCATCGCCGCCTGGTTGGCCGCGAGCGAGACGCCGAAGTCGGTGATCTTGACGGTGGGGCCCTCGGCTGCGCGCGCGGGTCGTTCCAGCAGGATGTTGCCCGGCTTGACGTCACGGTGGACGACGCCGGCCTCGTGCGCCGCGTGCAGACCACGGGCGGTCTGCGCCAGGATCGGCAGCAGCCGCTTGGGCGGCAGGACGGGTTCGCGTTCGAGCAGGTCG from Xylanimonas allomyrinae carries:
- a CDS encoding serine/threonine-protein kinase, producing the protein MRPATGIALGERYRLARRLAVGGMGEVWVADDTFLGREVAVKVLREEYTGHEDFLRRLRTEARNSAALSHPNIAQMYDYGEQEGTGYLVMELVLGEPLADLLEREPVLPPKRLLPILAQTARGLHAAHEAGVVHRDVKPGNILLERPARAAEGPTVKITDFGVSLAANQAAMTATGMVMGTAQYLSPEQAVGQPATPLSDVYALGVVAYEATAGKRPFTGNTPVDIAVAHVNNPVPPLPATVHPGLVSLVTRLLEKDPARRPASAGTLAEEFDDLAREIAADPLGARSRTARRLRGAARTTEPSATGSAAVSTSTPESAAGSVPATNDPVAVPAGSASSAHVEADRTHAADAHPAPETLGRARGAHAAPLRPAAPTPRPLPLRRDLHGPRPTGRSEEAARTVDALRRDLARRRPADPAAAHRLASRSARDEDGAGSTTPRTERTSTTTGLRLGPLGKLSWPLVGLLVLLLVLVLATLVSSLTDANDTGAHASGPRSPISMTSVAARPDGSGMMLRNASHGEAAATTTPKDV